The genomic DNA AGAGCCGCGACCGTCAGGGAGCGGGGGTTCGTCCCGGCTGGCAAGACCAGTCTCAACCCCCCGCTCCCTGACGGTCGCGGCTCTGTTTTTGACATGTTATGAAATGGGAATTACCAGCGGCGGACGTCGCCGACGTCGACGTGGATGAAGTTGCTGCGCGGATAGTAGCCTACGCCGCCACGCTTCAGGCTCAACGCGGCTTTACGTAGTTGCGCCGTTTTTACTTCCGGGACGCGAATGTCAATCGCCTCAGCCTGCATGTGCAGGCTGTGCTTGGCCACACCGGAGCTATGCTGGCGCAGATACTCGTTGCTCCAGGGGCTGCGATAGCCGCTGAGAATGTTAATCTCGGCGTCGGGCCGGCCCACAGACTTGGTGAGATCTGTTAACAGATCAAACAAGCGCGGGTCAAAGTGATGGACGTCGCCCGTGCGGAAGTCACCCAGAAAACTGTCTAGCGTGGCCAGGGCCTCGGGCAGATAGTTCTCTCCAACTTTATAGACCAGATCCAGGTGTTCGTTGGTGTGGGTGTGAAACATGCGCAGCCGATACTCCGGCTCCGGCGTTGGCGGAATTGTGGAGACTGCCGTGTGCGAGGGGAGCACCAGCGGCGAAAGCAGGAAGAACAGGACGCTGAATATCCAGCGATTGCGTCCACACTCCCGACCATATTTCACGCCGTACTCTCTGCCGAATTCGCTAATTGTCCCACTGCGCATAATTCAGAAAACCTTTCGATCGAGAAGCCGGACACACATTGCGGTGCCGCAACCCGACCATAACCCTGAAGATACAATCCCTAATTGTCGCAGTTTATGCTTGACCCGCCAAGCTTTATTTTGCTTGGCCGCGTCGCGCAAGCGTCTGATTCTTGACGCTAGACCATTCTTAGCGTTGGAGTATAGCGCTCCTGATCGGGTAGCCACGGTGAGCGGTTTTATCGCCGTGGGATCGGCTTCCAATACACCAATAATTGGGTGGAGTGATTCGGGGCGATGTCCGCTATTTGGCAATGGCTTCGGAGCGGCGGCGGATTTCGTTCGCCGCCCATTGCGCCTGCTGACGATATTTTTCAGGCAGGCCCGCCGAGCCGAATCGTTCGAACTGCGCCAGCAGTTCCAAGTCCCCCGGCTGGCCAATTATCACCAGGGCGCGCAAAGCTTCCCAGAGGTGCATCTCGCCCGGCGAAAGCACTATCAGCTCATCGCCTTCGCTGACCGTGCTGCCGTCGGGAATTTTAATTTCCAGAACGGTGCCGGGCACTGGAGTTCGCGCGTCCACCATCTTGACCTGGCCCTGCCCGTCCGGACTCTGCTCGATTCGCGCGACCGCTGTGCCGCCATCCACGCGAGATTCCATCTGCGCGCGGTAGCGGACCGTTCCCGCGGCGGGCGAGCGCACCACCGTGGGGCGGAACATGGCTAATATTTCGTACCGGCCGGCGGCATCCTGAAACCGCACCAGCGAAAGCGCCACGTTGCGACGAACGAGCAGATCGGGGTCCTGGAGCATATTCAGCAGAGCCTGATGAAACGCCTCAGACTTTTGATCCGTTCCCAGCACCCAGGCCAGCGTTACGCGCAGTTCCTGAATGGGACTGTCGGTTAGATGGACCACCGTGGGGTACCACTGCTCAACGGACTTGTCGCCGCGCTCGATGCGCTCACCGATCTGCACCAGAGCATGTTGGATGTGGCGCGGCTGATCCTTGTCATTGAGATATTGTTCCAGCTCCGCGTCGGGCAGCGCGCGCCCGAACCACGTCCCGCGCCAAAATAGAAAGGGCACGATGACAAAGGCTGCGGCGACGAGGGCCAGATACACGGCTACGCGCTTGAGAGTCTTCTCCTGGCGGAGGGCTTGAAGTGGATCAGGCTCGGCAGCCGCAACCGGCGCGACATTCTCTAGGGAGGCCGGTGCCGGGGGATTTGGGGGTTGCTGGTCGCTCGACATGATGGGTTCCTGAGGATTCATTATAGCTGGTAGAGCATCCAGTAGACGATCACGCCGGTAACGGATACGTATATCCACAATGGCAGCGTGCGCCGCGCGATTCGCGCGTGCGCGGCGTAATCCGCTCGGAACGCCCGGCGCAGCGTCATCAGCACCAGCGGGACGATGGCCGTGGCCAGAATGGTGTGTGAGATCAAAATGGCGAAATACACGATGCGAAGGTACCCCTGTCCCGTGAAAGCCGTGGAGCCGGTGTGATAGTGATAATAAAGATAGGAAACGAGAAAGAGAGTGGAGGTGGTGAAGGCGCCCAGCATGGCCCGCTTATGCGCGGCGATCTTCTTGCGCCGGATAAACAGATAGCCAAGCGTCAACAGAATCGCGCTCAGAGAATTCAGCGTGGCATTGACCGCCGGGAGCATGGGGACGGGAATCATGGAATTATTTCTCGACCAATTAATTTCTCAACCGGCTGTCATCGTCCCCTCAACGCTGTCATCCTGAGCGGAGCGAAGGATATGCTTTGCTCACTTTGCGGTATAAAAAGCAGATCCTGCGCTCCGCTCAGGATGACAACCGTTAGTGGAAGGATAGATATAGGGGCACGGCGTTAGCTAAAATTCTTCATTGACGGGCGTCCACACCACAGCAAACCCGCGGCGAGAATCAAGACAGAGAAGAACAACGTGAGCTGGAACGACAGCCCCAGGGCCTGATTCGGCGTCAACAGCGC from Acidobacteriota bacterium includes the following:
- a CDS encoding DUF420 domain-containing protein, whose product is MIPVPMLPAVNATLNSLSAILLTLGYLFIRRKKIAAHKRAMLGAFTTSTLFLVSYLYYHYHTGSTAFTGQGYLRIVYFAILISHTILATAIVPLVLMTLRRAFRADYAAHARIARRTLPLWIYVSVTGVIVYWMLYQL
- a CDS encoding DUF882 domain-containing protein, whose protein sequence is MRSGTISEFGREYGVKYGRECGRNRWIFSVLFFLLSPLVLPSHTAVSTIPPTPEPEYRLRMFHTHTNEHLDLVYKVGENYLPEALATLDSFLGDFRTGDVHHFDPRLFDLLTDLTKSVGRPDAEINILSGYRSPWSNEYLRQHSSGVAKHSLHMQAEAIDIRVPEVKTAQLRKAALSLKRGGVGYYPRSNFIHVDVGDVRRW